One part of the Ciona intestinalis chromosome 5, KH, whole genome shotgun sequence genome encodes these proteins:
- the LOC100176045 gene encoding serine/threonine-protein kinase NIM1 isoform X3 — protein MHDTQFTTREESKRKPSIHSADVVKHVTSPYQKLRHSCESSNKNHWEISLGKRIGFYTLRGELGSGNFSRVKAGIHLLTKERVAIKILDKQKMDKKTKLLLSREISNLEALHHPHIIHLYEVIHTEKKLFLVMEYASGGELYTKLSTQGKLSEPDSKIVFSQILSAVQHMHQHNVIHRDLKAENIFYSEKKHIKVGDFGFSTTAKSLGEALNTFCGSPPYAAPELFKEAFYYGESVDIWALGIILYFAVTGLMPFRAETVGKLKKRIISGHFNIPNYLSNECKELIQAILKPVSSERISVSEIKKCAWLTEVEYPAPMNRYRLQPENVVLTTALPQEVHALQMMGKLGINENELKRIKWNNKGDELELSGKQGNPLLSEPSTVSVSLLNEYNAMVGTYRILLMRAHKKFLSRLPVKQELYLCASCQKFNVARADCPEEKVVLHKEDNVMWKIQQNNNNQKPIKPTQNPSTVKSKFCLIL, from the exons ATGCATGATACACAGTTCACCACCAGAGAGGAATCAAAACGTAAACCATCTATCCATTCAG CTGATGTTGTAAAACATGTCACCTCACCATACCAAAAGTTGCGACATTCTTGTGAATCAAGCAATAAAAACCACTGGGAAATTTCTCTTGGCAAACGCATAGGGTTCTATACATTGCGTGGAGAACTTGGGTCAGGAAATTTTTCACGAGTAAAAGCTGGGATTCATTTACTTACCAAAg AAAGAGttgcaataaaaattttggACAAGCAGAAGATggacaaaaagacaaaattgcTTCTTTCACGAGAGATTTCAAATTTGGAAGCTTTACATCATCCTCATATTATTCATTTGTATGAG GTAATCCATACAGAAAAGAAATTGTTCTTGGTGATGGAGTATGCTAGTGGTGGGGAACTTTATACAAAACTTTCAACACAAGGAAAATTATCTGAGCCGgattcaaaaattgttttttctcaAATATTATCAGCTGTGCAGCATATG CATCAACATAATGTAATTCATCGTGACCTGAAAGCTGAGAACATATTTTACTCTGAGAAAAAACATATCAAA GTTGGAGATTTTGGATTTAGCACCACAGCAAAATCACTGGGGGAAgctttaaatacattttgtgGTTCACCCCCATATGCTGCTCCAGAGTTATTTAAGGAGGCGTTTTATTACGGCGAGAGTGTGGACATTTGGGCCCTtggaattattttatattttgcagtaACAG GGTTGATGCCATTCAGAGCTGAAACTGTTGGAAAGTTAAAGAAACGTATAATATCTGGACATTTTAATATTCCAAACTACCTATCCAACGAATGTAAAGAACTTATCCAAGCCATTCTGAAGCCTGTGTCATCAGAACGAATTTCAGTGTCAGAGATTAAAAAATGTGCATGGTTAACGGAGGTGGAATATCCAGCACCAATGAACCGTTACAG GTTACAGCCGGAGAATGTTGTTTTGACAACAGCTCTGCCACAGGAAGTTCATGCTTTGCAAATGATGGGCAAGCTTGGAATTAATGAAAACGAACTTAAAAGAATCAAATGGAATAAT AAGGGAGATGAATTGGAATTAAGTGGGAAACAAGGCAATCCACTGCTTAGTGAACCTTCCACTGTATCTGTCTctttattaaatgaatataatgCAATGGTTGGCACATATAGGATATTATTAATGAGAGCTCACAAGAAGTTTTTAAGTCGCCTTCCAGTGAAGCAGGAACTATATTTATGCGCCAGTTGTCAAAAATTTAACGTGGCCAGAGCAGATTGTCCCGaagaaaaagttgttttacacaaaGAAGACAATGTAATGTGGAAGATTCAACAGAATAATAACAATCAAAAACCAATAAAACCGACTCAAAATCCATCAACAGTTAAATCTAAATTCTGTTTGATTTTATAA
- the LOC100176045 gene encoding serine/threonine-protein kinase NIM1 isoform X2, which yields MHDTQFTTREESKRKPSIHSGKNAEALVSKCNAGSHHTNYIGTMATHVSADVVKHVTSPYQKLRHSCESSNKNHWEISLGKRIGFYTLRGELGSGNFSRVKAGIHLLTKERVAIKILDKQKMDKKTKLLLSREISNLEALHHPHIIHLYEVIHTEKKLFLVMEYASGGELYTKLSTQGKLSEPDSKIVFSQILSAVQHMVGDFGFSTTAKSLGEALNTFCGSPPYAAPELFKEAFYYGESVDIWALGIILYFAVTGLMPFRAETVGKLKKRIISGHFNIPNYLSNECKELIQAILKPVSSERISVSEIKKCAWLTEVEYPAPMNRYRLQPENVVLTTALPQEVHALQMMGKLGINENELKRIKWNNKGDELELSGKQGNPLLSEPSTVSVSLLNEYNAMVGTYRILLMRAHKKFLSRLPVKQELYLCASCQKFNVARADCPEEKVVLHKEDNVMWKIQQNNNNQKPIKPTQNPSTVKSKFCLIL from the exons ATGCATGATACACAGTTCACCACCAGAGAGGAATCAAAACGTAAACCATCTATCCATTCAG GAAAGAATGCGGAAgctttggtttcaaaatgcaATGCTGGGTCACATCATACTAATTACATAGGAACAATGGCTACCCATGTTTCAG CTGATGTTGTAAAACATGTCACCTCACCATACCAAAAGTTGCGACATTCTTGTGAATCAAGCAATAAAAACCACTGGGAAATTTCTCTTGGCAAACGCATAGGGTTCTATACATTGCGTGGAGAACTTGGGTCAGGAAATTTTTCACGAGTAAAAGCTGGGATTCATTTACTTACCAAAg AAAGAGttgcaataaaaattttggACAAGCAGAAGATggacaaaaagacaaaattgcTTCTTTCACGAGAGATTTCAAATTTGGAAGCTTTACATCATCCTCATATTATTCATTTGTATGAG GTAATCCATACAGAAAAGAAATTGTTCTTGGTGATGGAGTATGCTAGTGGTGGGGAACTTTATACAAAACTTTCAACACAAGGAAAATTATCTGAGCCGgattcaaaaattgttttttctcaAATATTATCAGCTGTGCAGCATATG GTTGGAGATTTTGGATTTAGCACCACAGCAAAATCACTGGGGGAAgctttaaatacattttgtgGTTCACCCCCATATGCTGCTCCAGAGTTATTTAAGGAGGCGTTTTATTACGGCGAGAGTGTGGACATTTGGGCCCTtggaattattttatattttgcagtaACAG GGTTGATGCCATTCAGAGCTGAAACTGTTGGAAAGTTAAAGAAACGTATAATATCTGGACATTTTAATATTCCAAACTACCTATCCAACGAATGTAAAGAACTTATCCAAGCCATTCTGAAGCCTGTGTCATCAGAACGAATTTCAGTGTCAGAGATTAAAAAATGTGCATGGTTAACGGAGGTGGAATATCCAGCACCAATGAACCGTTACAG GTTACAGCCGGAGAATGTTGTTTTGACAACAGCTCTGCCACAGGAAGTTCATGCTTTGCAAATGATGGGCAAGCTTGGAATTAATGAAAACGAACTTAAAAGAATCAAATGGAATAAT AAGGGAGATGAATTGGAATTAAGTGGGAAACAAGGCAATCCACTGCTTAGTGAACCTTCCACTGTATCTGTCTctttattaaatgaatataatgCAATGGTTGGCACATATAGGATATTATTAATGAGAGCTCACAAGAAGTTTTTAAGTCGCCTTCCAGTGAAGCAGGAACTATATTTATGCGCCAGTTGTCAAAAATTTAACGTGGCCAGAGCAGATTGTCCCGaagaaaaagttgttttacacaaaGAAGACAATGTAATGTGGAAGATTCAACAGAATAATAACAATCAAAAACCAATAAAACCGACTCAAAATCCATCAACAGTTAAATCTAAATTCTGTTTGATTTTATAA
- the LOC100176045 gene encoding serine/threonine-protein kinase NIM1 isoform X1: MHDTQFTTREESKRKPSIHSGKNAEALVSKCNAGSHHTNYIGTMATHVSADVVKHVTSPYQKLRHSCESSNKNHWEISLGKRIGFYTLRGELGSGNFSRVKAGIHLLTKERVAIKILDKQKMDKKTKLLLSREISNLEALHHPHIIHLYEVIHTEKKLFLVMEYASGGELYTKLSTQGKLSEPDSKIVFSQILSAVQHMHQHNVIHRDLKAENIFYSEKKHIKVGDFGFSTTAKSLGEALNTFCGSPPYAAPELFKEAFYYGESVDIWALGIILYFAVTGLMPFRAETVGKLKKRIISGHFNIPNYLSNECKELIQAILKPVSSERISVSEIKKCAWLTEVEYPAPMNRYRLQPENVVLTTALPQEVHALQMMGKLGINENELKRIKWNNKGDELELSGKQGNPLLSEPSTVSVSLLNEYNAMVGTYRILLMRAHKKFLSRLPVKQELYLCASCQKFNVARADCPEEKVVLHKEDNVMWKIQQNNNNQKPIKPTQNPSTVKSKFCLIL; the protein is encoded by the exons ATGCATGATACACAGTTCACCACCAGAGAGGAATCAAAACGTAAACCATCTATCCATTCAG GAAAGAATGCGGAAgctttggtttcaaaatgcaATGCTGGGTCACATCATACTAATTACATAGGAACAATGGCTACCCATGTTTCAG CTGATGTTGTAAAACATGTCACCTCACCATACCAAAAGTTGCGACATTCTTGTGAATCAAGCAATAAAAACCACTGGGAAATTTCTCTTGGCAAACGCATAGGGTTCTATACATTGCGTGGAGAACTTGGGTCAGGAAATTTTTCACGAGTAAAAGCTGGGATTCATTTACTTACCAAAg AAAGAGttgcaataaaaattttggACAAGCAGAAGATggacaaaaagacaaaattgcTTCTTTCACGAGAGATTTCAAATTTGGAAGCTTTACATCATCCTCATATTATTCATTTGTATGAG GTAATCCATACAGAAAAGAAATTGTTCTTGGTGATGGAGTATGCTAGTGGTGGGGAACTTTATACAAAACTTTCAACACAAGGAAAATTATCTGAGCCGgattcaaaaattgttttttctcaAATATTATCAGCTGTGCAGCATATG CATCAACATAATGTAATTCATCGTGACCTGAAAGCTGAGAACATATTTTACTCTGAGAAAAAACATATCAAA GTTGGAGATTTTGGATTTAGCACCACAGCAAAATCACTGGGGGAAgctttaaatacattttgtgGTTCACCCCCATATGCTGCTCCAGAGTTATTTAAGGAGGCGTTTTATTACGGCGAGAGTGTGGACATTTGGGCCCTtggaattattttatattttgcagtaACAG GGTTGATGCCATTCAGAGCTGAAACTGTTGGAAAGTTAAAGAAACGTATAATATCTGGACATTTTAATATTCCAAACTACCTATCCAACGAATGTAAAGAACTTATCCAAGCCATTCTGAAGCCTGTGTCATCAGAACGAATTTCAGTGTCAGAGATTAAAAAATGTGCATGGTTAACGGAGGTGGAATATCCAGCACCAATGAACCGTTACAG GTTACAGCCGGAGAATGTTGTTTTGACAACAGCTCTGCCACAGGAAGTTCATGCTTTGCAAATGATGGGCAAGCTTGGAATTAATGAAAACGAACTTAAAAGAATCAAATGGAATAAT AAGGGAGATGAATTGGAATTAAGTGGGAAACAAGGCAATCCACTGCTTAGTGAACCTTCCACTGTATCTGTCTctttattaaatgaatataatgCAATGGTTGGCACATATAGGATATTATTAATGAGAGCTCACAAGAAGTTTTTAAGTCGCCTTCCAGTGAAGCAGGAACTATATTTATGCGCCAGTTGTCAAAAATTTAACGTGGCCAGAGCAGATTGTCCCGaagaaaaagttgttttacacaaaGAAGACAATGTAATGTGGAAGATTCAACAGAATAATAACAATCAAAAACCAATAAAACCGACTCAAAATCCATCAACAGTTAAATCTAAATTCTGTTTGATTTTATAA